A genome region from Bacteroides stercoris ATCC 43183 includes the following:
- the ruvC gene encoding crossover junction endodeoxyribonuclease RuvC has protein sequence MIQPVKEKIILGIDPGTTIMGYGVLRVAGTKPEMIAMGIIDFRKFGDHYLKLRHIHERVLGIIESYLPDELAIEAPFFGKNVQSMLKLGRAQGVAMAAALSRDIPITEYAPLKIKMAITGNGQASKEQVADMLQRMLHFPKEEMPVFMDATDGLAAAYCHFLQMGRPVAEKGYHGWKDFIAKNPDKVKR, from the coding sequence GTGATACAGCCGGTAAAGGAAAAAATTATTTTGGGTATCGACCCCGGTACTACCATTATGGGGTACGGGGTGCTGCGTGTGGCGGGAACCAAGCCCGAAATGATTGCTATGGGTATCATAGACTTTCGCAAATTTGGCGACCACTATCTGAAACTTCGCCACATCCACGAACGGGTACTGGGTATTATCGAGAGTTATCTGCCGGACGAACTTGCCATTGAAGCGCCTTTCTTCGGAAAGAACGTGCAGTCCATGCTGAAACTGGGACGTGCGCAGGGGGTGGCTATGGCTGCTGCCCTGAGCCGTGATATTCCCATTACCGAGTATGCTCCTCTGAAGATAAAAATGGCGATAACGGGAAACGGACAGGCATCTAAAGAGCAGGTGGCGGATATGCTGCAGCGCATGCTTCATTTTCCGAAGGAGGAAATGCCCGTATTCATGGATGCCACCGACGGGCTTGCCGCTGCCTACTGCCATTTTCTGCAAATGGGGCGTCCTGTTGCAGAGAAAGGATATCACGGCTGGAAAGACTTCATAGCCAAGAATCCCGACAAAGTAAAACGCTGA
- a CDS encoding transposase family protein: MKPAQLLRAILPDVLIDNFDIVNFDKSADRFDIYLDEKKVQLKEDKINPDIISYGFGEYRTIQDYPIRGRATYLHVRKRKWLDKSSNEIFSYDWDLSEFDGTRLNSEFVSFLKEGD, from the coding sequence ATGAAACCCGCACAACTCCTTCGTGCCATCCTTCCGGATGTGCTTATAGACAACTTTGATATTGTCAATTTCGACAAGAGTGCTGACCGTTTTGATATTTATCTTGATGAAAAAAAAGTTCAACTAAAAGAAGATAAGATCAATCCGGATATCATATCCTATGGTTTTGGTGAGTATCGTACAATCCAAGACTATCCTATTCGTGGTCGCGCCACTTATCTCCATGTTCGTAAACGTAAATGGCTTGACAAATCTTCCAATGAAATCTTCAGTTATGACTGGGATTTATCCGAATTTGACGGTACACGGCTCAATTCTGAGTTCGTCTCTTTTTTAAAAGAAGGAGATTGA
- a CDS encoding transposase, which translates to MSISVLAERYGVKGQTLRKQYKEKISDYRNWDQLEHAHDYLLYPENIGEKLSLDETCLSNGDVYTILTNKAAKGRKGALVAIVRGVATDAVSGILRRLPHRKRLSVKTVTTDLSSAMMLTVRKVFPAAKLINDRFHVQQLMSEAVDQLRIRYRWKVLDAENQAIREHRQKKKETKSKAERERIGKWEPERMENGETLSQIVSRSKHIILKHWSKWNEQQKTRAAILFDKFPKLLEGYSLSMKLTDIFNKKSGLDEARLNLARWYNEVEKFDYMEFNKVLDTFSNHSTTIINYFEERLTNASAESFNAKIKAFRSQLRGVADLKFFMFRLARLYA; encoded by the coding sequence GTGAGCATCAGTGTGCTTGCGGAACGTTATGGCGTAAAAGGGCAGACTCTTCGTAAACAATACAAGGAGAAAATCAGTGATTACCGGAACTGGGATCAGCTCGAACATGCGCATGACTATCTCCTTTATCCTGAAAATATTGGAGAAAAGCTTTCTTTGGATGAAACTTGCCTGAGCAATGGAGATGTTTATACGATTCTGACCAATAAAGCAGCTAAAGGTCGTAAGGGTGCTTTAGTTGCAATAGTTCGTGGAGTGGCCACAGATGCGGTAAGCGGAATCTTGCGCAGGCTTCCGCACCGGAAACGGCTGTCTGTCAAGACTGTCACTACAGATTTATCTTCAGCCATGATGCTGACAGTCAGAAAGGTGTTTCCTGCCGCAAAGCTGATCAATGACCGTTTTCATGTACAGCAGCTCATGTCTGAAGCTGTTGACCAGTTAAGAATACGCTATCGGTGGAAAGTACTTGATGCGGAAAATCAGGCTATCAGGGAGCATCGCCAAAAGAAGAAAGAAACAAAGAGTAAGGCGGAAAGGGAAAGAATAGGGAAATGGGAACCTGAAAGAATGGAGAACGGAGAAACCCTGTCACAGATAGTAAGCAGAAGCAAGCACATTATACTGAAACACTGGAGCAAATGGAATGAACAGCAAAAGACCAGGGCTGCCATTCTCTTTGATAAATTCCCCAAGCTTCTGGAAGGATACAGCCTTAGCATGAAACTGACAGACATCTTCAACAAGAAGTCAGGTCTCGATGAAGCAAGGCTAAATCTCGCAAGATGGTACAATGAAGTGGAAAAGTTTGACTATATGGAGTTCAACAAGGTACTTGATACGTTTTCAAACCATAGTACGACCATCATAAATTATTTTGAAGAACGATTGACAAATGCTTCAGCGGAGTCGTTCAATGCTAAAATCAAAGCTTTTCGAAGCCAGTTAAGAGGGGTGGCTGATCTGAAATTCTTCATGTTCAGACTGGCTAGGCTATACGCTTAA
- a CDS encoding DUF4286 family protein, translated as MLIYNTTYHVEEGQEKYFLTWMQEFYLPEVEKHGALYAPRIARILSHIEEGSVCYSVQFEVENSAILHRWHQEQGVKLNEELLKIFKDKVIGFPTLMEVIV; from the coding sequence ATGTTGATCTATAATACGACCTATCATGTAGAGGAAGGACAGGAGAAATACTTCCTCACCTGGATGCAGGAATTTTATCTTCCCGAAGTAGAGAAGCACGGTGCGCTGTATGCTCCGCGCATTGCACGCATACTAAGCCATATTGAGGAGGGAAGTGTCTGTTACTCTGTACAGTTTGAGGTGGAAAATTCAGCCATACTTCATCGTTGGCATCAGGAACAGGGAGTGAAGCTGAACGAGGAATTACTGAAAATATTCAAGGACAAAGTAATCGGTTTCCCGACATTAATGGAGGTGATAGTGTGA
- a CDS encoding alpha-L-fucosidase: MKKTFFSVLMLLGCYTQSNAQEYYEKHLEFPPQATVEEKIDMASRLVPTPQQLEWQQMELTAFLHFGINTFTGREWGDGKEDPALFNPTGLDCEQWVRALKEGGFKMAVITAKHHDGFCLWPTKTTRHSVVSSPWKNGKGDVVRELRNACKKYGLKFGIYLSPWDRNAECYGQGDAYNRFFIEQLTELLTNYGEVHEVWFDGANGEGPNGKKQIYDWEAIERTIRRLQPKAVTAVMGDDVRWVGNEKGIGRKTEWSATVLTPGIYSRAIGQNKELGVFGKSKDLGSRDIVARAKELFWFPSEVDVSIRPGWFYHSKEDSHVKSLAHLADIYFKSVGYNSVLLLNIPPDKSGLIHENDCRRLKEFSTYLKNTFEKDYLKRGRTRWEALSGTSKEYMVRKDALVNTFMIQEDITKGQRVESFLLEGYWDGNWRTLAEGTTVGYKRLVRFTECQPEKIRLTIRSARNAAHILRTGLFYARPLTDNSAKVQLGNVPVSQWRLSGTDETMRKAFDKNVQTVWRTEGLKTFTVDLGRDAEITGFSYTPAQDDNLAGTIYKYRFEVSMDGSHWKTCATSGEFSNIMHNPVTCFVHFEQSYRGRFFRLVPLAEISGKPCTSIAEIGIFAVALPAKDDESAVYPVPGAPLTLKVGDAHPSVDGWSFFTAHEFLERDTRNGLPLGFIEHRGKHMSRDARVDNSRCSEVKNGVLQIRSIEEADSVDNRFGKRVKFSHGCYRTALPGSSEEWCNFTENMRIEVRFKRNAYEGFNDALWFMGNNNLPWPANGEIDLLENPKRKLNNRAHFTLHSENHYAGVIGGAGSVTSSIEIRDMSKWNIYWLEWYPDRIVGGVNGATYFEHKRGENGNTDWPWSDPKGFFMIFSTGISTNPKAWAGAVKPELWDNSAMPCMYIDWIRVYVNKQYKGAAAPAVKYY, translated from the coding sequence ATGAAAAAGACATTTTTTTCAGTTTTGATGTTGTTGGGCTGTTATACACAGTCCAATGCACAGGAATATTACGAAAAGCATTTGGAATTTCCACCACAAGCTACGGTGGAGGAGAAAATAGACATGGCATCCCGGTTAGTACCCACACCACAGCAACTGGAGTGGCAGCAGATGGAACTAACGGCTTTTTTACATTTTGGTATCAATACTTTTACAGGACGTGAATGGGGAGATGGCAAGGAGGATCCTGCGCTTTTCAATCCCACCGGACTGGACTGCGAGCAATGGGTGCGTGCCTTGAAAGAAGGAGGTTTCAAGATGGCTGTCATTACTGCCAAGCATCATGATGGCTTTTGTCTATGGCCTACCAAGACTACCCGGCATTCTGTTGTCTCGTCACCCTGGAAGAATGGCAAGGGAGATGTGGTGCGCGAATTACGCAATGCCTGCAAGAAATATGGCTTGAAGTTCGGTATATATCTTTCACCCTGGGATCGCAATGCCGAATGTTACGGACAAGGCGATGCTTATAACCGGTTCTTCATCGAGCAGCTTACGGAGTTGCTTACCAACTATGGAGAGGTGCATGAAGTGTGGTTCGACGGAGCCAATGGGGAAGGGCCTAATGGCAAAAAGCAAATTTATGATTGGGAGGCTATTGAGCGTACAATCCGGCGTTTACAGCCCAAAGCGGTTACTGCTGTCATGGGCGATGACGTTCGTTGGGTAGGCAACGAGAAGGGCATCGGACGTAAGACAGAATGGAGCGCTACGGTATTGACTCCTGGTATTTATTCCCGTGCCATAGGACAAAATAAGGAGCTGGGCGTATTTGGCAAGTCAAAAGATTTGGGAAGCCGGGACATTGTGGCGCGCGCAAAAGAGCTTTTTTGGTTTCCTTCGGAGGTGGATGTATCTATCCGTCCGGGCTGGTTTTACCATTCCAAGGAGGATAGTCATGTAAAATCGCTTGCGCATCTGGCAGATATCTACTTCAAGTCGGTAGGATATAATTCGGTGTTATTGCTCAATATTCCACCCGATAAGTCGGGACTTATCCATGAAAATGATTGCCGCAGGCTAAAAGAGTTCTCTACTTACCTCAAAAATACTTTTGAAAAAGATTATCTGAAGAGGGGGAGAACACGGTGGGAAGCCCTATCAGGTACATCGAAAGAATACATGGTACGGAAGGATGCTCTTGTAAACACATTTATGATTCAGGAGGATATAACCAAAGGCCAACGTGTGGAAAGTTTTTTATTGGAAGGCTATTGGGATGGGAATTGGCGGACACTCGCCGAAGGTACTACTGTGGGCTACAAGCGTTTGGTGCGTTTTACAGAGTGCCAACCGGAGAAAATTCGTCTGACGATACGCTCTGCGCGTAACGCAGCCCACATTTTGCGTACGGGACTTTTTTATGCCCGTCCGCTGACAGACAATAGCGCTAAAGTGCAGTTGGGCAATGTGCCGGTAAGCCAATGGCGTCTTTCCGGTACGGATGAGACTATGCGGAAGGCTTTTGATAAAAATGTACAGACAGTATGGCGTACGGAAGGGCTCAAAACATTCACTGTAGATTTGGGGCGCGATGCCGAAATCACCGGATTTAGCTATACCCCTGCGCAGGACGATAATCTGGCAGGAACTATCTATAAGTACCGTTTTGAAGTCAGTATGGATGGCTCGCATTGGAAAACATGTGCCACATCCGGGGAGTTCAGTAACATTATGCATAACCCTGTGACTTGTTTCGTACACTTTGAACAAAGTTATAGAGGACGTTTCTTTCGTCTGGTTCCTCTTGCTGAAATAAGTGGGAAACCATGCACATCGATTGCTGAAATAGGAATATTCGCTGTTGCTTTACCTGCTAAAGATGATGAATCTGCAGTCTATCCCGTTCCCGGTGCACCGCTTACTTTAAAAGTTGGGGATGCCCATCCGTCGGTGGATGGATGGAGTTTTTTCACTGCACATGAATTTCTGGAGCGGGATACCCGTAATGGACTGCCGTTGGGATTCATCGAACATCGAGGCAAGCATATGAGTCGTGATGCTCGGGTAGATAACAGCCGTTGTTCGGAAGTGAAGAATGGTGTATTGCAGATTCGTAGCATAGAAGAAGCCGATTCGGTGGATAACCGTTTCGGTAAGCGTGTGAAATTCTCACATGGATGTTATCGGACTGCTCTGCCCGGAAGTAGTGAGGAGTGGTGTAATTTTACAGAAAATATGCGCATTGAGGTGCGATTCAAACGTAATGCCTATGAGGGGTTCAACGATGCGTTGTGGTTTATGGGCAATAATAATCTTCCTTGGCCTGCCAATGGTGAGATAGATCTTTTGGAGAACCCTAAAAGGAAATTGAACAACCGTGCTCATTTCACCCTGCACTCGGAAAATCATTATGCCGGTGTCATTGGGGGGGCAGGAAGTGTTACCTCGTCTATTGAAATCAGAGATATGTCAAAATGGAATATCTATTGGTTGGAATGGTATCCCGACCGTATAGTAGGTGGGGTAAATGGAGCTACTTATTTTGAGCACAAACGAGGGGAAAATGGTAATACCGATTGGCCGTGGAGTGATCCTAAAGGTTTCTTTATGATTTTTAGTACCGGTATCTCAACCAATCCCAAAGCATGGGCCGGAGCTGTGAAACCTGAACTGTGGGACAACAGCGCCATGCCTTGTATGTACATAGATTGGATACGTGTTTATGTCAATAAACAATATAAAGGAGCGGCAGCTCCTGCCGTGAAATACTATTAG